The proteins below come from a single Deltaproteobacteria bacterium genomic window:
- a CDS encoding B12-binding domain-containing radical SAM protein, with protein sequence MRPLSPALATLPRRPRVLLSTSPFEVFFGRSFPYVPSGLATLAASVDAAGYPVRFINPDSLAFPAFGASRDAIDPAQYEKNLFDPSFFAWQKLEAFLRTQAFDVFGISVMISQFAAAHELARLAKRVNPRAVIVMGGIGVTVKPELAFSEGATVDYVIRGEGEVSFVALLAALCGHGRLEGIPGLSRRSDGPSTDRTAPALLPDLDRLPFPAKHLYLPLSPTDRLPPAAYGRLFASRGCPYRCTYCDSNKLWTRKPRFHGPEYVVEQLRELRARFGVRLVVFDDDTFALDRHRTAELLERLRRARLDVVWRCETRANLVTSELLRAMKRAGCRSITLGIESGSPRTIARVKKGTTREEMLEAARLIKSEGLLLNAFFMFGFPWETEDDFRQTLEMVHRVDANGEVGSVHSYFIPYPGTELHEELRRAGELPTAPLHQLHHHNASLRLAKGIPPARYPELTAEIDRTLARLNLRTRSRLGLTHPRYFLLNLEQRGYLARRFLLGAARGPLAALARRTIGVATAATRAPFAQRDLKWRA encoded by the coding sequence GGTCCTCCTCTCGACGAGCCCCTTCGAGGTCTTCTTCGGGCGCAGCTTCCCCTACGTGCCGTCGGGGCTCGCCACACTGGCAGCCTCCGTCGACGCTGCCGGCTATCCCGTGCGGTTCATCAACCCCGACAGCCTCGCCTTCCCCGCCTTTGGTGCTTCACGCGATGCCATCGACCCCGCGCAGTACGAGAAGAACCTCTTCGACCCCTCCTTCTTCGCCTGGCAGAAGCTCGAGGCCTTCTTGCGCACGCAGGCGTTCGACGTCTTCGGCATCTCGGTGATGATCTCGCAGTTCGCCGCAGCTCACGAGCTCGCGCGACTGGCGAAGCGAGTGAATCCACGCGCGGTGATCGTCATGGGAGGCATCGGCGTCACGGTCAAGCCGGAGCTCGCCTTCAGCGAGGGGGCGACCGTGGACTACGTCATTCGCGGCGAGGGCGAGGTCAGCTTCGTGGCCCTTCTAGCTGCGCTCTGCGGCCACGGCAGGCTCGAGGGTATTCCCGGTCTCTCGCGCCGGAGCGACGGTCCGTCGACTGACCGCACGGCGCCCGCGCTTCTGCCCGACCTGGATCGGCTCCCCTTCCCCGCAAAGCACCTTTACCTCCCGCTCAGCCCCACTGACCGGCTACCCCCCGCCGCGTATGGACGGCTCTTCGCCAGCCGAGGCTGCCCCTACCGCTGCACCTATTGCGATTCGAACAAGCTCTGGACCCGCAAGCCCCGCTTCCACGGCCCGGAATACGTGGTCGAGCAGCTCCGCGAGCTCCGCGCTCGCTTCGGCGTACGCCTCGTCGTCTTCGACGATGACACCTTCGCACTCGACCGGCACCGCACGGCCGAGCTCCTCGAGCGCCTGCGTCGCGCACGCCTCGACGTCGTCTGGCGCTGCGAGACCCGCGCGAACCTCGTCACCTCGGAGCTGCTCCGCGCCATGAAGCGGGCCGGCTGCCGATCGATCACGCTGGGGATCGAGTCCGGCAGCCCCCGCACCATCGCGCGGGTCAAGAAGGGCACGACCCGGGAAGAGATGCTCGAGGCCGCCAGGCTCATCAAGTCCGAGGGACTCCTGCTCAATGCGTTCTTCATGTTCGGTTTCCCCTGGGAGACCGAGGACGACTTCCGACAAACGCTCGAGATGGTGCATCGTGTGGACGCGAACGGCGAGGTGGGGAGCGTACACTCCTATTTCATTCCGTACCCCGGCACCGAGCTCCACGAAGAGCTGCGACGGGCCGGTGAGCTGCCGACGGCTCCGCTGCACCAGCTCCACCACCACAACGCATCGTTGCGACTCGCGAAGGGCATCCCTCCGGCACGCTACCCCGAGCTGACGGCGGAGATCGATCGTACGCTCGCCCGCCTCAACCTGCGGACGCGGAGCCGTCTCGGCCTCACGCACCCACGCTACTTCTTGCTGAACCTCGAGCAACGCGGTTACCTCGCACGGCGCTTTCTGCTCGGCGCAGCGCGAGGCCCCCTTGCCGCCCTCGCGCGACGGACGATCGGCGTGGCGACCGCCGCGACCCGCGCCCCCTTCGCGCAGCGAGACCTCAAATGGCGCGCATGA
- a CDS encoding NAD(P)-dependent oxidoreductase encodes MQRVAVTGSSGFVGSHLVDELARRGLTVLALDLRPPRAELPPGARFAPCDVLAKTSLGRALQEFEADALVHLAARTDVAAGKGAPSVADYAANDRGVETVLDVLAKLPAIERAVLASTIRVWDRAAVPPSDLAFHATTAYGESKVAAEQLWRRRDGAGKTWLIVRPVTIWGPRMAEHYVHFLRLLRRGLYVHLGGPPLLKPLGYVENTVHQLACLLAAPHPAVHRRTFFLGDYPSVPLSLWASCFQTAMGAPPIRTLPLPLARLAARAGDTLGGLGLRRIPFDSTRLGNLTLAHGVDYAPIASLCGAPPLDLESGVQRTLAWLRDDATTTAWWRPRLPPAGDEPLASQSLGFASGSAWLGPRP; translated from the coding sequence GTGCAACGTGTCGCCGTGACGGGGAGCTCGGGCTTTGTCGGTAGCCACCTCGTGGACGAGCTCGCCCGGCGAGGGCTCACGGTCCTCGCGCTCGACCTGCGCCCGCCGCGCGCCGAACTACCCCCGGGTGCGCGCTTCGCGCCATGCGACGTGCTTGCCAAGACCTCGCTTGGACGCGCCCTGCAGGAGTTCGAGGCCGACGCGCTCGTGCACCTCGCCGCCCGGACCGACGTCGCGGCGGGCAAAGGTGCGCCGTCGGTCGCCGACTACGCCGCCAACGACCGTGGCGTCGAGACCGTGCTCGACGTGCTCGCCAAGCTCCCAGCGATCGAGCGCGCGGTCCTCGCCTCCACGATTCGCGTCTGGGATAGGGCCGCCGTGCCGCCGAGCGACCTCGCGTTTCATGCCACCACCGCCTACGGCGAGAGCAAGGTCGCCGCAGAGCAGCTCTGGCGTCGCCGCGACGGCGCGGGCAAGACCTGGTTGATCGTACGGCCTGTCACCATTTGGGGGCCGCGCATGGCCGAGCACTACGTGCACTTCCTGCGCCTGCTGCGGCGCGGCCTCTACGTGCACCTGGGCGGTCCGCCGTTGCTCAAACCGCTCGGGTACGTCGAGAACACGGTCCACCAGCTCGCCTGCCTGCTAGCTGCGCCGCACCCGGCTGTTCACCGCCGAACCTTCTTCCTCGGTGACTACCCGTCGGTGCCCCTGAGCCTTTGGGCCTCCTGCTTCCAGACCGCCATGGGCGCACCACCGATCCGCACGCTCCCCCTACCGCTCGCGCGTCTCGCGGCCCGCGCGGGCGACACACTCGGGGGGCTGGGCTTGCGAAGGATCCCCTTCGACAGCACACGCTTGGGCAATCTGACCCTGGCTCATGGCGTCGACTACGCGCCGATCGCCAGCCTCTGCGGCGCGCCGCCCCTCGACCTCGAATCGGGTGTCCAGAGGACTTTGGCCTGGCTGCGCGACGACGCCACGACCACGGCCTGGTGGAGGCCGCGCCTGCCTCCCGCCGGAGACGAACCGCTCGCGTCTCAGAGTCTCGGCTTCGCGTCCGGCAGCGCCTGGCTTGGCCCTCGGCCGTAG